The proteins below come from a single Corvus hawaiiensis isolate bCorHaw1 chromosome 20, bCorHaw1.pri.cur, whole genome shotgun sequence genomic window:
- the CLTC gene encoding clathrin heavy chain 1 isoform X2 has translation MAQILPIRFQEHLQLQNLGINPANIGFSTLTMESDKFICIREKVGEQAQVVIIDMNDPSNPIRRPISADSAIMNPASKVIALKAGKTLQIFNIEMKSKMKAHTMTDDVTFWKWISLNTVALVTDNAVYHWSMEGESQPVKMFDRHSSLAGCQIINYRTDAKQKWLLLTGISAQQNRVVGAMQLYSVDRKVSQPIEGHAASFAQFKMEGNAEESTLFCFAVRGQAGGKLHIIEVGTPPTGNQPFPKKAVDVFFPPEAQSDFPVAMQISDKHDVVFLITKYGYIHLYDLETGTCIYMNRISGETIFVTAQHEATAGIIGVNRKGQVLSVCVEEENIIPYITNVLQNPDLALRMAVRNNLAGAEELFARKFNALFAQGNYSEAAKVAANAPKGILRTPDTIRRFQSVPAQPGQTSPLLQYFGILLDQGQLNKYESLELCRPVLQQGRKQLLEKWLKEDKLECSEELGDLVKSVDPTLALSVYLRANVPNKVIQCFAETGQVQKIVLYAKKVGYTPDWIFLLRNVMRISPDQGQQFAQMLVQDEEPLADITQIVDVFMEYNLIQQCTAFLLDALKNNRPSEGPLQTRLLEMNLMHAPQVADAILGNQMFTHYDRAHIAQLCEKAGLLQRALEHFTDLYDIKRAVVHTHLLNPEWLVNYFGSLSVEDSLECLRAMLSANIRQNLQICVQVASKYHEQLSTQSLIELFESFKSFEGLFYFLGSIVNFSQDPDVHFKYIQAACKTGQIKEVERICRESNCYDPERVKNFLKDMYQEAKLTDQLPLIIVCDRFDFVHDLVLYLYRNNLQKYIEIYVQKVNPSRLPVVIGGLLDVDCSEDVIKNLILVVRGQFSTDELVAEVEKRNRLKLLLPWLEARIHEGCEEPATHNALAKIYIDSNNNPERFLRENPYYDSRVVGKYCEKRDPHLACVAYERGQCDLELINVCNENSLFKSLSRYLVRRKDPELWASVLLESNPYRRPLIDQVVQTALSETQDPEEVSVTVKAFMTADLPNELIELLEKIVLDNSVFSEHRNLQNLLILTAIKADRTRVMEYINRLDNYDAPDIANIAISNELFEEAFAIFRKFDVNTSAVQVLIEHIGNLDRAYEFAERCNEPAVWSQLAKAQLQKGMVKEAIDSYIKADDPSSYMEVVQAANASGNWEELVKYLQMARKKARESYVETELIFALAKTNRLAELEEFINGPNNAHIQQVGDRCYDEKMYEAAKLLYNNVSNFGRLASTLVHLGEYQAAVDGARKANSTRTWKEVCFACVDGKEFRLAQMCGLHIVVHADELEELINYYQDRGYFEELITMLEAALGLERAHMGMFTELAILYSKFKPQKMREHLELFWSRVNIPKVLRAAEQAHLWAELVFLYDKYEEYDNAIITMMNHPTDAWKEGQFKDIITKVANVELYYKAIQFYLEFKPLLLNDLLMVLSPRLDHTRAVTFFTKVKQLPLVKPYLRSVQNHNNKSVNESLNNLFIIEEDYQALRTSIDAYDNFDNISLAQRLEKHELIEFRRIAAYLFKGNNRWKQSVELCKKDRLYKDAMQYASESKDTELAEELLQWFLQENKRECFGACLFTCYDLLRPDVVLETAWRHNIMDFAMPYFIQVMKEYLTKVDAIKEKVDKLDASESLRKEEEQATETQPIVYGQPQLMLTAGPSVAVPPQAPFGYGYTAPPYGQPQPGFGYSM, from the exons CTGGGAAAACGCTGCAAATCTTCAACATTGAAATGAAGAGCAAGATGAAGGCTCACACCATGACAGATGATGTCACCTTCTGGAAGTGGATCTCTCTGAACACTGTTGCCCTTGTGACGGATAATGCAGTTTACCACTGGAGCATGGAGGGGGAGTCCCAGCCTGTGAAGATGTTTGATCGCCACTCCAGCCTTGCTGGCTGCCAGATCATCAACTACAGGACTGATGCCAAGCAGAAATGGCTCCTGCTGACTGGAATATCTGCACAG CAAAACCGTGTAGTGGGAGCAATGCAGCTGTACTCTGTGGACAGAAAAGTGTCACAGCCCATCGAGGGACATGCAGCCAGCTTTGCACAGTTCAAGATGGAAGGGAATGCTGAAGAATCCACTCTCTTCTGTTTTGCAGTAAGAGGGCAAGCTGGGGGTAAG CTGCATATCATTGAGGTTGGCACACCACCCACTGGGAATCAGCCCTTTCCAAAGAAAGCTGTGGATGTCTTCTTTCCTCCTGAAGCACAAAGTGACTTTCCTGTTGCTATGCAG ATCAGTGACAAGCACGATGTGGTGTTCCTCATAACAAAGTATGGCTACATCCACTTGTATGACCTGGAAACTGGCACCTGTATCTACATGAACAGGATCAGTGGAGAGACCATTTTTGTTACTGCACAGCACGAAGCAACAGCTGGAATTATTGGAGTAAACAGAAAGGGACAA GTGCTCTCAGTGTGTGTGGAAGAGGAGAACATCATTCCCTACATCACAAACGTGCTGCAGAATCCTGACCTGGCTTTACGGATGGCTGTCCGCAACAACCTGGCAGGGGCCGAGGAGCTCTTTGCCAGAAAATTCAATGCACTCTTTGCACAAGGGAACTACTCAGAGGCAGCAAAAGTGGCAGCTAATGCCCCAAAG GGAATCCTGCGTACTCCAGACACCATACGCCGGTTCCAGAGTGTTCCAGCTCAGCCAGGGCAGacttcccctctcctgcagTATTTTGGCATTCTGCTGGACCAAGGGCAGCTGAACAAGTATGAGTCACTGGAGCTCTGCAGACcagtgctccagcagggccGCAAGCAGCTCTTGGAAAAATGGTTAAAAGAAGATAAG ctggAGTGCTCGGAGGAGCTGGGAGACCTTGTGAAATCCGTAGATCCCACGCTAGCACTTAGTGTCTATCTGAGAGCCAACGTTCCAAACAAGGTCATCCAGTGTTTTGCTGAAACCGGACAAGTCCAGAAGATTGTTTTGTATGCTAAGAAG GTTGGATATACTCCagactggatttttttgctgAGGAATGTAATGAGAATCAGCCCTGATCAAGGACAGCAGTTTGCACAAATGCTCGTTCAAGATGAAGAGCCTCTTGCAGATATAACACAG attgTGGATGTCTTTATGGAATATAATTTAATCCAGCAATGTACAGCCTTTCTGCTGGATGCACTGAAGAATAATCGTCCCTCAGAAGGTCCCCTGCAAACACGTTTACTTGAGATGAACCTCATGCACGCACCTCAG GTTGCAGATGCCATCCTGGGAAACCAAATGTTTACTCACTATGACCGGGCTCACATAGCTCAGCTGTGTGAGAAGGCTGGTTTGCTGCAGAGAGCACTCGAGCACTTCACAGACCTGTACGACATCAAGCGTGCGGTAGTTCACACTCACCTCCTCAATCCTGAG TGGTTAGTGAATTATTTTGGGTCCTTATCAGTAGAAGACTCTCTGGAGTGTCTGCGTGCGATGTTGTCCGCTAACATCCGTCAGAACCTGCAGATCTGTGTCCAGGTAGCTTCCAAATACCATGAGCAGCTGTCAACACAGTCACTCATTGAGCTCTTTGAGTCCTTCAAGAGCTTTGAAG gtttgttttatttcctgggCTCCATTGTAAACTTCAGCCAGGATCCAGATGTGCACTTCAAGTACATTCAAGCTGCATGCAAGACAGGACAAATTAAAGAAGTGGAAAGAATCTGCAGGGAAAGTAACTGCTATGATCCAGAACGTGTTAAAAACTTCCTCAAG GACATGTACCAG GAAGCTAAACTTACTGACCAGCTGCCTCTCATCATTGTGTGCGACCGCTTTGACTTTGTCCACGACTTGGTGCTGTATTTGTATAGAAATAATCTCCAAAAATATATTGAGATTTATGTACAGAAG GTGAATCCAAGCCGTCTGCCAGTTGTTATTGGGGGACTGCTTGATGTGGATTGCTCTGAAGATGTGATAAAGAACCTCATCCTTGTAGTGAGAGGTCAATTTTCGACCGATGAACTTGTTGCAGAGGttgagaaaagaaacag GCTGAAGCTGCTTCTGCCCTGGCTGGAAGCAAGAATTCACGAGGGCTGTGAGGAGCCTGCCACTCACAATGCACTGGCCAAGATATACATTGACAGCAACAACAACCCAGAGAGATTCCTGCGGGAGAATCCCTACTATGACAGTCGTGTTGTTGGCAAGTACTGTGAGAAGAGGGACCCTCACCTGGCCTGTGTGGCTTACGAGCGTGGACAGTGCGATCTGGAGCTTATTAAT GTGTGCAATGAGAATTCCCTCTTCAAGAGTCTCTCCCGCTACTTAGTTCGTCGTAAAGACCCCGAGCTCTGGGCCAGTGTGCTACTGGAAAGCAACCCCTACAGAAGACCCCTGATTGACCAG GTTGTCCAGACTGCGCTGTCGGAGACCCAGGACCCCGAGGAAGTCTCTGTCACTGTGAAGGCTTTCATGACTGCAGATCTTCCCAATGAGCTCATTGAACTGCTGGAGAAAATAGTTCTGGATAACTCCGTGTTCAGTGAGCACAG gaATCTGCAGAACCTTCTCATCCTTACAGCTATCAAGGCTGACCGCACCCGTGTCATGGAGTACATCAATCGCCTGGATAACTACGATGCCCCTGATATAGCCAATATTGCTATCAGCAATGAGCTTTTCGAGGAGGCATTTGCTATCTTCAGGAAGTTTGATGTCAATACATCAGCTGTGCAG GTGTTGATAGAGCACATTGGGAACCTGGACCGTGCATACGAGTTCGCTGAGCGCTGCAATGAACCTGCAGTGTGGAGCCAGCTGGCCAAAGCACAGCTCCAGAAGGGGATGGTAAAGGAAGCGATTGACTCCTACATTAAAGCAGATGATCCTTCCTCATACATGGAAGTTGTTCAAGCTGCTAATGCCAGTG GAAACTGGGAAGAACTGGTAAAGTACCTCCAGATGGCACGCAAGAAGGCCCGGGAGTCGTATGTGGAAACAGAATTAATCTTCGCTCTTGCTAAAACAAACCGCCTGGCAGAGCTCGAGGAGTTCATCAATGGACCCAACAATGCACATATCCAGCAG GTTGGTGATCGCTGTTATGATGAGAAGATGTATGAAGCAGCCAAACTGTTGTACAACAACGTGTCCAACTTTGGCCGTTTGGCCTCCACTTTAGTGCACCTGGGCGAGTACCAGGCAGCCGTGGATGGTGCTCGGAAAGCCAACAGCACTCGCACGTGGAAAGAG GTTTGCTTCGCTTGTGTGGATGGAAAAGAATTCCGCCTGGCTCAGATGTGTGGGCTCCACATTGTGGTGCATGCAGATGAGCTGGAAGAACTAATCAACTATTACCAG GATCGTGGCTACTTTGAAGAGCTGATCACTATGTTGGAAGCAGCGCTTGGACTGGAGCGAGCACACATGGGGATGTTCACAGAGCTGGCAATTCTCTACTCCAAGTTCAAGCCACAGAAGATGAGGGAGCACTTGGAGCTGTTCTGGTCCAGAGTCAACATTCCTAAG GTTCTGAGAGCTGCAGAACAAGCCCATCTCTGGGCTGAACTGGTGTTCCTGTATGATAAGTATGAAGAATATGATAATGCCATAATCACAATGATGAATCACCCAACAGATGCTTGGAAAGAAGGCCAGTTCAAAGATATCATCACTAAG GTGGCCAATGTGGAGCTGTACTACAAGGCAATTCAGTTCTATTTGGAATTTAAGCCTCTCTTGCTCAATGATCTGCTGATGGTGTTGTCCCCTCGGCTTGACCACACTCGTGCTGTCACCTTCTTCACAAAG GTTAAACAGCTGCCCCTGGTTAAGCCTTACCTGCGCTCTGTTCAGAATCACAACAACAAATCAGTCAATGAGTCCCTCAACAACCTCTTCATTATTGAAGAAGACTACCAG GCTCTTAGGACTTCTATAGATGCTTATGACAACTTTGACAACATTTCTCTTGCCCAACGTTTGGAGAAGCACGAGCTAATAGAGTTCCGAAGAATCGCTGCCTATCTCTTCAAAGGCAACAACCGCTGGAAACAGAGTGTGGAGCTCTGTAAGAAGGACAGGCTGTACAAG GATGCGATGCAGTACGCTTCTGAATCCAAAGATACCGAGCTggcagaagagctgctgcagtggttCCTGCAGGAGAACAAGAGGGAATGCTTTGGTGCTTGTCTCTTCACCTGCTACGATCTCCTAAGGCCGGATGTTGTCTTGGAAACAGCGTGGAGGCACAACATTATGGACTTTGCCATGCCATACTTTATTCAGGTCATGAAGGAATACTTGACCAAG GTTGATGCAATAAAGGAAAAG GTGGATAAACTGGATGCATCAGAGTCtttgagaaaggaagaggaacaAGCTACAGAAACACAACCTATTGTTTATG GCCAGCCCCAGCTGATGTTGACAGCGGGACCCAGTGTGGCAGTTCCTCCGCAGGCACCTTTTGGCTACGGCTACACGGCCCCTCCGTacgggcagccacagcccggcttTGGCTACAGCATGTGA
- the CLTC gene encoding clathrin heavy chain 1 isoform X4 encodes MAQILPIRFQEHLQLQNLGINPANIGFSTLTMESDKFICIREKVGEQAQVVIIDMNDPSNPIRRPISADSAIMNPASKVIALKAGKTLQIFNIEMKSKMKAHTMTDDVTFWKWISLNTVALVTDNAVYHWSMEGESQPVKMFDRHSSLAGCQIINYRTDAKQKWLLLTGISAQQNRVVGAMQLYSVDRKVSQPIEGHAASFAQFKMEGNAEESTLFCFAVRGQAGGKLHIIEVGTPPTGNQPFPKKAVDVFFPPEAQSDFPVAMQISDKHDVVFLITKYGYIHLYDLETGTCIYMNRISGETIFVTAQHEATAGIIGVNRKGQVLSVCVEEENIIPYITNVLQNPDLALRMAVRNNLAGAEELFARKFNALFAQGNYSEAAKVAANAPKGILRTPDTIRRFQSVPAQPGQTSPLLQYFGILLDQGQLNKYESLELCRPVLQQGRKQLLEKWLKEDKLECSEELGDLVKSVDPTLALSVYLRANVPNKVIQCFAETGQVQKIVLYAKKVGYTPDWIFLLRNVMRISPDQGQQFAQMLVQDEEPLADITQIVDVFMEYNLIQQCTAFLLDALKNNRPSEGPLQTRLLEMNLMHAPQVADAILGNQMFTHYDRAHIAQLCEKAGLLQRALEHFTDLYDIKRAVVHTHLLNPEWLVNYFGSLSVEDSLECLRAMLSANIRQNLQICVQVASKYHEQLSTQSLIELFESFKSFEGLFYFLGSIVNFSQDPDVHFKYIQAACKTGQIKEVERICRESNCYDPERVKNFLKEAKLTDQLPLIIVCDRFDFVHDLVLYLYRNNLQKYIEIYVQKVNPSRLPVVIGGLLDVDCSEDVIKNLILVVRGQFSTDELVAEVEKRNRLKLLLPWLEARIHEGCEEPATHNALAKIYIDSNNNPERFLRENPYYDSRVVGKYCEKRDPHLACVAYERGQCDLELINVCNENSLFKSLSRYLVRRKDPELWASVLLESNPYRRPLIDQVVQTALSETQDPEEVSVTVKAFMTADLPNELIELLEKIVLDNSVFSEHRNLQNLLILTAIKADRTRVMEYINRLDNYDAPDIANIAISNELFEEAFAIFRKFDVNTSAVQVLIEHIGNLDRAYEFAERCNEPAVWSQLAKAQLQKGMVKEAIDSYIKADDPSSYMEVVQAANASGNWEELVKYLQMARKKARESYVETELIFALAKTNRLAELEEFINGPNNAHIQQVGDRCYDEKMYEAAKLLYNNVSNFGRLASTLVHLGEYQAAVDGARKANSTRTWKEVCFACVDGKEFRLAQMCGLHIVVHADELEELINYYQDRGYFEELITMLEAALGLERAHMGMFTELAILYSKFKPQKMREHLELFWSRVNIPKVLRAAEQAHLWAELVFLYDKYEEYDNAIITMMNHPTDAWKEGQFKDIITKVANVELYYKAIQFYLEFKPLLLNDLLMVLSPRLDHTRAVTFFTKVKQLPLVKPYLRSVQNHNNKSVNESLNNLFIIEEDYQALRTSIDAYDNFDNISLAQRLEKHELIEFRRIAAYLFKGNNRWKQSVELCKKDRLYKDAMQYASESKDTELAEELLQWFLQENKRECFGACLFTCYDLLRPDVVLETAWRHNIMDFAMPYFIQVMKEYLTKVDAIKEKVDKLDASESLRKEEEQATETQPIVYGQPQLMLTAGPSVAVPPQAPFGYGYTAPPYGQPQPGFGYSM; translated from the exons CTGGGAAAACGCTGCAAATCTTCAACATTGAAATGAAGAGCAAGATGAAGGCTCACACCATGACAGATGATGTCACCTTCTGGAAGTGGATCTCTCTGAACACTGTTGCCCTTGTGACGGATAATGCAGTTTACCACTGGAGCATGGAGGGGGAGTCCCAGCCTGTGAAGATGTTTGATCGCCACTCCAGCCTTGCTGGCTGCCAGATCATCAACTACAGGACTGATGCCAAGCAGAAATGGCTCCTGCTGACTGGAATATCTGCACAG CAAAACCGTGTAGTGGGAGCAATGCAGCTGTACTCTGTGGACAGAAAAGTGTCACAGCCCATCGAGGGACATGCAGCCAGCTTTGCACAGTTCAAGATGGAAGGGAATGCTGAAGAATCCACTCTCTTCTGTTTTGCAGTAAGAGGGCAAGCTGGGGGTAAG CTGCATATCATTGAGGTTGGCACACCACCCACTGGGAATCAGCCCTTTCCAAAGAAAGCTGTGGATGTCTTCTTTCCTCCTGAAGCACAAAGTGACTTTCCTGTTGCTATGCAG ATCAGTGACAAGCACGATGTGGTGTTCCTCATAACAAAGTATGGCTACATCCACTTGTATGACCTGGAAACTGGCACCTGTATCTACATGAACAGGATCAGTGGAGAGACCATTTTTGTTACTGCACAGCACGAAGCAACAGCTGGAATTATTGGAGTAAACAGAAAGGGACAA GTGCTCTCAGTGTGTGTGGAAGAGGAGAACATCATTCCCTACATCACAAACGTGCTGCAGAATCCTGACCTGGCTTTACGGATGGCTGTCCGCAACAACCTGGCAGGGGCCGAGGAGCTCTTTGCCAGAAAATTCAATGCACTCTTTGCACAAGGGAACTACTCAGAGGCAGCAAAAGTGGCAGCTAATGCCCCAAAG GGAATCCTGCGTACTCCAGACACCATACGCCGGTTCCAGAGTGTTCCAGCTCAGCCAGGGCAGacttcccctctcctgcagTATTTTGGCATTCTGCTGGACCAAGGGCAGCTGAACAAGTATGAGTCACTGGAGCTCTGCAGACcagtgctccagcagggccGCAAGCAGCTCTTGGAAAAATGGTTAAAAGAAGATAAG ctggAGTGCTCGGAGGAGCTGGGAGACCTTGTGAAATCCGTAGATCCCACGCTAGCACTTAGTGTCTATCTGAGAGCCAACGTTCCAAACAAGGTCATCCAGTGTTTTGCTGAAACCGGACAAGTCCAGAAGATTGTTTTGTATGCTAAGAAG GTTGGATATACTCCagactggatttttttgctgAGGAATGTAATGAGAATCAGCCCTGATCAAGGACAGCAGTTTGCACAAATGCTCGTTCAAGATGAAGAGCCTCTTGCAGATATAACACAG attgTGGATGTCTTTATGGAATATAATTTAATCCAGCAATGTACAGCCTTTCTGCTGGATGCACTGAAGAATAATCGTCCCTCAGAAGGTCCCCTGCAAACACGTTTACTTGAGATGAACCTCATGCACGCACCTCAG GTTGCAGATGCCATCCTGGGAAACCAAATGTTTACTCACTATGACCGGGCTCACATAGCTCAGCTGTGTGAGAAGGCTGGTTTGCTGCAGAGAGCACTCGAGCACTTCACAGACCTGTACGACATCAAGCGTGCGGTAGTTCACACTCACCTCCTCAATCCTGAG TGGTTAGTGAATTATTTTGGGTCCTTATCAGTAGAAGACTCTCTGGAGTGTCTGCGTGCGATGTTGTCCGCTAACATCCGTCAGAACCTGCAGATCTGTGTCCAGGTAGCTTCCAAATACCATGAGCAGCTGTCAACACAGTCACTCATTGAGCTCTTTGAGTCCTTCAAGAGCTTTGAAG gtttgttttatttcctgggCTCCATTGTAAACTTCAGCCAGGATCCAGATGTGCACTTCAAGTACATTCAAGCTGCATGCAAGACAGGACAAATTAAAGAAGTGGAAAGAATCTGCAGGGAAAGTAACTGCTATGATCCAGAACGTGTTAAAAACTTCCTCAAG GAAGCTAAACTTACTGACCAGCTGCCTCTCATCATTGTGTGCGACCGCTTTGACTTTGTCCACGACTTGGTGCTGTATTTGTATAGAAATAATCTCCAAAAATATATTGAGATTTATGTACAGAAG GTGAATCCAAGCCGTCTGCCAGTTGTTATTGGGGGACTGCTTGATGTGGATTGCTCTGAAGATGTGATAAAGAACCTCATCCTTGTAGTGAGAGGTCAATTTTCGACCGATGAACTTGTTGCAGAGGttgagaaaagaaacag GCTGAAGCTGCTTCTGCCCTGGCTGGAAGCAAGAATTCACGAGGGCTGTGAGGAGCCTGCCACTCACAATGCACTGGCCAAGATATACATTGACAGCAACAACAACCCAGAGAGATTCCTGCGGGAGAATCCCTACTATGACAGTCGTGTTGTTGGCAAGTACTGTGAGAAGAGGGACCCTCACCTGGCCTGTGTGGCTTACGAGCGTGGACAGTGCGATCTGGAGCTTATTAAT GTGTGCAATGAGAATTCCCTCTTCAAGAGTCTCTCCCGCTACTTAGTTCGTCGTAAAGACCCCGAGCTCTGGGCCAGTGTGCTACTGGAAAGCAACCCCTACAGAAGACCCCTGATTGACCAG GTTGTCCAGACTGCGCTGTCGGAGACCCAGGACCCCGAGGAAGTCTCTGTCACTGTGAAGGCTTTCATGACTGCAGATCTTCCCAATGAGCTCATTGAACTGCTGGAGAAAATAGTTCTGGATAACTCCGTGTTCAGTGAGCACAG gaATCTGCAGAACCTTCTCATCCTTACAGCTATCAAGGCTGACCGCACCCGTGTCATGGAGTACATCAATCGCCTGGATAACTACGATGCCCCTGATATAGCCAATATTGCTATCAGCAATGAGCTTTTCGAGGAGGCATTTGCTATCTTCAGGAAGTTTGATGTCAATACATCAGCTGTGCAG GTGTTGATAGAGCACATTGGGAACCTGGACCGTGCATACGAGTTCGCTGAGCGCTGCAATGAACCTGCAGTGTGGAGCCAGCTGGCCAAAGCACAGCTCCAGAAGGGGATGGTAAAGGAAGCGATTGACTCCTACATTAAAGCAGATGATCCTTCCTCATACATGGAAGTTGTTCAAGCTGCTAATGCCAGTG GAAACTGGGAAGAACTGGTAAAGTACCTCCAGATGGCACGCAAGAAGGCCCGGGAGTCGTATGTGGAAACAGAATTAATCTTCGCTCTTGCTAAAACAAACCGCCTGGCAGAGCTCGAGGAGTTCATCAATGGACCCAACAATGCACATATCCAGCAG GTTGGTGATCGCTGTTATGATGAGAAGATGTATGAAGCAGCCAAACTGTTGTACAACAACGTGTCCAACTTTGGCCGTTTGGCCTCCACTTTAGTGCACCTGGGCGAGTACCAGGCAGCCGTGGATGGTGCTCGGAAAGCCAACAGCACTCGCACGTGGAAAGAG GTTTGCTTCGCTTGTGTGGATGGAAAAGAATTCCGCCTGGCTCAGATGTGTGGGCTCCACATTGTGGTGCATGCAGATGAGCTGGAAGAACTAATCAACTATTACCAG GATCGTGGCTACTTTGAAGAGCTGATCACTATGTTGGAAGCAGCGCTTGGACTGGAGCGAGCACACATGGGGATGTTCACAGAGCTGGCAATTCTCTACTCCAAGTTCAAGCCACAGAAGATGAGGGAGCACTTGGAGCTGTTCTGGTCCAGAGTCAACATTCCTAAG GTTCTGAGAGCTGCAGAACAAGCCCATCTCTGGGCTGAACTGGTGTTCCTGTATGATAAGTATGAAGAATATGATAATGCCATAATCACAATGATGAATCACCCAACAGATGCTTGGAAAGAAGGCCAGTTCAAAGATATCATCACTAAG GTGGCCAATGTGGAGCTGTACTACAAGGCAATTCAGTTCTATTTGGAATTTAAGCCTCTCTTGCTCAATGATCTGCTGATGGTGTTGTCCCCTCGGCTTGACCACACTCGTGCTGTCACCTTCTTCACAAAG GTTAAACAGCTGCCCCTGGTTAAGCCTTACCTGCGCTCTGTTCAGAATCACAACAACAAATCAGTCAATGAGTCCCTCAACAACCTCTTCATTATTGAAGAAGACTACCAG GCTCTTAGGACTTCTATAGATGCTTATGACAACTTTGACAACATTTCTCTTGCCCAACGTTTGGAGAAGCACGAGCTAATAGAGTTCCGAAGAATCGCTGCCTATCTCTTCAAAGGCAACAACCGCTGGAAACAGAGTGTGGAGCTCTGTAAGAAGGACAGGCTGTACAAG GATGCGATGCAGTACGCTTCTGAATCCAAAGATACCGAGCTggcagaagagctgctgcagtggttCCTGCAGGAGAACAAGAGGGAATGCTTTGGTGCTTGTCTCTTCACCTGCTACGATCTCCTAAGGCCGGATGTTGTCTTGGAAACAGCGTGGAGGCACAACATTATGGACTTTGCCATGCCATACTTTATTCAGGTCATGAAGGAATACTTGACCAAG GTTGATGCAATAAAGGAAAAG GTGGATAAACTGGATGCATCAGAGTCtttgagaaaggaagaggaacaAGCTACAGAAACACAACCTATTGTTTATG GCCAGCCCCAGCTGATGTTGACAGCGGGACCCAGTGTGGCAGTTCCTCCGCAGGCACCTTTTGGCTACGGCTACACGGCCCCTCCGTacgggcagccacagcccggcttTGGCTACAGCATGTGA